In Stieleria varia, one genomic interval encodes:
- a CDS encoding S1 RNA-binding domain-containing protein, whose amino-acid sequence MTVDLDAIARRGRCEVAGLKLAQPLLEQGYQPPFLARYRRDELGGIDEATLWALKTALDAENSLVEFRDELLSAWEQTPLADPSIGNAIRKCNSRRTLDRLRRRLRGESGDGAASDANRLAVRVLNPQKGDGGDFAALAGAIDGIKDTDAAIDGLDDAIAERLAGDPRVISAAVRWLSKNAKIYVSSVSDPHGSDDDHADDESNHDDESSELQVSPASQTTKATDTAKAKTPHSDADEVASASAETSPETTSPETASPEQPSAEDASESTPEPGTETAVAAETPETEAAAETPETEAAPAEAGSSEPEVQTAPPAETTAEIATSEDKPAQSDPTAQSEPTAQSEASDPTAQSEASDPTAQSEPSDPTAASKPTATKKPAKPKKAAQPKKKKISPRQRRRRWLVSVLQPLSGKRIPASKLSAFQVVMLGRGLRSQVAVCSFEYDAAKLVAEIKHTVAGLNRNAEEKLGEIVLNHEANLREAAEGAWWDELHERASARLVMLAADQLRGQVNRGSVDAQIVMSIDAVGPRTAATAIVSADGRVLHGEDLPCQLQSNLRSQAVAKMGELIHKFNVDLVVISNGPSRRACIVALGDLIKQSPDSSIRWTLADRSGADAYAGSDVSNAEMRSTPRRFRAAAWLAFSILHPAQAYAKIDPLKLRLASFQSELSSDALALALESVMTSGASQGGVDANAAPTPWLQRLPGMNETTAKALDKRRRNQPIASRSELLELEGWTSAADSRQALPFLRVFGSSEVLDGTLIHPDDYPLAKKLASALNVELPPDSPPGYVPPSFETAPSPAEPGLVDATTPPQPAAIEDFSEAGAQASEFNVDLPPETGSTPTTDAATESVAELTSETASEPTSNETSESEPASESNPDVTTDENTSSPGADSTDTESAAAPESSPETDETTDQPASANADSATSDSATSDSEAADSEAAAKPFRTPLPEKARIDKCIKEWQVGTHRVNQLVRWLCDPFGDSAVSADPPAVLKNMPALKALKPGDQVVGVVVGVMPFGVFVELAPDCSGLIHVSRISDGFVEDLHEAVQVGDVLTAWVTGIDEKRRRVALSTMSPEREAEVERERQERKNESPRRGGRSQGGPRQGGQRRGGQPAAAGGRTGGQGAAQSGGQGAGQGAGQGGGQRSGPPKSGGGGRSGPGGGGGRPDRKSGGGRGGRDRDARGRGPKKPESYRVVAKAEAKPLTDAMQKGVEPLRSFGDLLQFMSAPKETAVKEKETAAPTAPENKTENKTENKPDAKSSDNTQSDSQPADVATSQPDVSEQPAPQHTPANTSTDSVTNESDSSHSSDTANQ is encoded by the coding sequence ATGACTGTCGATCTAGATGCAATTGCCCGTCGTGGGCGTTGCGAAGTTGCCGGACTGAAACTCGCCCAACCTCTCCTGGAACAAGGCTACCAGCCTCCATTCCTGGCTCGCTATCGGCGAGATGAGCTGGGCGGGATTGATGAAGCCACACTTTGGGCACTCAAAACGGCTCTCGACGCTGAGAACTCTTTGGTGGAGTTTCGCGATGAGCTATTGAGCGCATGGGAGCAAACGCCGCTGGCGGATCCCTCCATCGGCAACGCGATTCGCAAGTGCAATTCACGCCGCACTCTCGATCGCCTGAGACGCCGATTGCGAGGCGAATCCGGTGACGGGGCCGCAAGCGACGCCAACCGCTTGGCCGTTCGTGTTCTCAATCCACAAAAAGGTGACGGCGGAGACTTCGCCGCCTTGGCCGGTGCCATCGACGGCATCAAAGACACCGATGCGGCCATCGACGGTCTGGATGACGCTATCGCCGAACGTCTTGCGGGCGACCCAAGAGTGATCAGCGCCGCCGTTCGCTGGTTGAGCAAGAACGCAAAGATCTACGTCTCCAGCGTCTCCGATCCCCACGGCAGCGACGACGACCACGCTGACGATGAATCCAACCACGACGACGAGTCGTCCGAATTACAAGTCTCACCCGCGTCGCAAACGACCAAGGCAACCGACACTGCAAAAGCGAAAACGCCACACAGTGACGCCGACGAAGTAGCATCTGCCTCAGCGGAAACTTCGCCAGAAACAACTTCGCCAGAAACAGCTTCGCCAGAGCAACCCTCTGCTGAGGACGCTTCAGAAAGTACCCCTGAGCCGGGTACAGAGACCGCTGTCGCTGCGGAAACTCCAGAAACAGAAGCCGCTGCTGAGACTCCCGAAACGGAAGCCGCACCTGCGGAAGCCGGCAGCAGCGAGCCTGAGGTTCAAACGGCACCGCCGGCCGAGACAACCGCTGAAATAGCGACATCCGAAGACAAACCGGCCCAAAGCGACCCAACAGCTCAGAGCGAACCAACAGCCCAGAGCGAAGCGAGCGACCCAACAGCCCAGAGCGAAGCGAGCGACCCAACAGCTCAGAGCGAACCAAGCGACCCGACCGCGGCGAGCAAACCGACGGCAACCAAGAAACCCGCCAAGCCCAAGAAGGCCGCGCAGCCGAAGAAGAAAAAGATCTCGCCTCGCCAACGACGCCGTCGCTGGTTGGTCAGCGTGCTGCAACCGCTCTCGGGCAAGCGAATTCCTGCCAGCAAGCTCAGCGCTTTCCAAGTCGTGATGTTGGGCCGCGGATTGCGAAGCCAAGTTGCGGTGTGCTCGTTTGAATACGATGCGGCAAAACTCGTCGCCGAAATCAAACACACCGTCGCCGGACTCAATCGTAACGCCGAAGAAAAACTTGGCGAGATCGTTTTGAACCACGAAGCCAACTTGCGGGAAGCCGCCGAGGGCGCGTGGTGGGACGAGCTTCACGAACGGGCTTCGGCTCGACTGGTGATGCTGGCCGCCGACCAGTTGCGTGGACAAGTCAATCGCGGCAGCGTCGATGCACAAATCGTGATGTCGATCGACGCCGTCGGACCTCGCACGGCCGCCACCGCAATCGTTTCCGCCGATGGACGTGTCTTGCACGGCGAAGACCTGCCCTGTCAGTTGCAGTCCAACCTGCGTTCCCAGGCCGTGGCGAAGATGGGTGAGCTGATCCACAAGTTCAACGTGGACCTGGTCGTGATCAGCAACGGTCCCAGCCGCCGCGCTTGTATCGTCGCTTTGGGAGATTTGATCAAACAGTCGCCTGACAGCTCGATTCGCTGGACACTGGCCGACCGCAGTGGTGCGGATGCCTACGCGGGCAGCGATGTTTCCAACGCCGAAATGCGTTCCACCCCGCGACGGTTCCGCGCCGCAGCTTGGCTGGCGTTCTCGATCCTGCATCCCGCGCAAGCGTACGCAAAGATCGATCCGCTGAAACTTCGCTTGGCTTCGTTCCAAAGCGAATTGTCCAGCGATGCACTCGCATTGGCTCTCGAAAGCGTCATGACCAGCGGCGCATCGCAAGGCGGAGTGGACGCCAACGCCGCACCGACGCCCTGGCTGCAACGCTTGCCCGGCATGAACGAAACGACCGCCAAAGCTCTCGATAAACGTCGACGCAACCAACCGATCGCCAGTCGCAGCGAATTGCTGGAACTGGAGGGATGGACGAGCGCCGCCGATAGCCGTCAAGCACTACCGTTCTTGAGAGTGTTCGGCAGCAGCGAAGTGCTCGATGGGACGCTGATCCATCCGGACGATTATCCCCTCGCAAAGAAACTGGCCTCTGCGCTCAACGTCGAGCTGCCTCCGGATTCCCCCCCCGGCTACGTGCCGCCAAGCTTCGAGACCGCACCGTCTCCCGCTGAACCGGGCTTGGTCGACGCAACGACGCCGCCACAGCCTGCTGCGATCGAGGATTTCAGCGAAGCCGGCGCGCAAGCGTCCGAGTTCAATGTCGATTTGCCACCAGAGACAGGTTCAACTCCGACAACCGACGCTGCGACAGAATCGGTCGCCGAATTGACTAGCGAAACCGCGTCCGAGCCAACGAGCAACGAAACCTCCGAGTCCGAACCAGCGTCGGAATCGAATCCCGATGTGACCACCGACGAAAACACATCGTCTCCCGGGGCTGATTCAACCGACACCGAATCTGCTGCGGCACCAGAATCGTCGCCCGAGACAGACGAAACCACCGATCAGCCAGCAAGTGCTAACGCCGACAGTGCTACATCAGACAGTGCTACATCAGACAGTGAAGCCGCTGACAGTGAAGCCGCAGCCAAACCGTTCCGAACGCCATTGCCCGAGAAGGCTCGGATCGACAAGTGCATCAAGGAATGGCAAGTCGGCACGCATCGGGTGAACCAACTGGTTCGCTGGCTCTGTGATCCCTTCGGCGATTCCGCAGTCAGCGCCGACCCGCCCGCAGTGCTGAAAAACATGCCGGCACTGAAAGCCTTGAAGCCAGGTGATCAAGTCGTCGGCGTCGTTGTCGGCGTGATGCCCTTCGGCGTCTTCGTCGAATTGGCCCCCGACTGCAGCGGATTGATCCATGTCAGCCGGATCAGCGACGGATTCGTCGAAGATCTGCATGAAGCGGTTCAAGTGGGCGATGTGCTGACCGCATGGGTCACCGGCATCGATGAAAAGCGACGCCGTGTCGCGCTGAGCACAATGTCACCCGAGCGTGAAGCGGAAGTGGAACGCGAACGTCAAGAACGCAAAAACGAATCGCCACGCCGCGGAGGACGTTCTCAGGGAGGACCTCGACAAGGCGGCCAGCGCCGCGGTGGTCAACCCGCCGCTGCAGGCGGCCGAACTGGCGGACAAGGTGCCGCACAAAGCGGCGGACAAGGTGCCGGACAGGGTGCCGGACAGGGCGGCGGTCAACGCTCCGGACCTCCCAAATCCGGTGGCGGCGGACGCTCCGGCCCCGGTGGCGGCGGTGGACGGCCTGACCGTAAAAGCGGCGGTGGCCGCGGAGGACGTGATCGCGATGCACGCGGTCGTGGACCCAAGAAGCCCGAATCGTATCGCGTGGTCGCCAAAGCGGAAGCCAAACCGTTGACCGATGCGATGCAGAAAGGCGTCGAGCCCCTACGTTCCTTCGGCGATCTGTTACAGTTCATGTCGGCTCCCAAAGAAACCGCAGTCAAAGAAAAAGAAACTGCGGCACCAACGGCACCGGAAAACAAAACGGAAAACAAAACGGAAAACAAGCCCGACGCGAAGTCAAGCGACAACACACAGTCGGATTCCCAGCCGGCCGATGTTGCCACCTCCCAGCCGGACGTGAGTGAGCAACCCGCTCCACAACACACGCCGGCGAACACGTCGACCGACAGCGTCACCAACGAATCCGACTCCAGCCACTCCTCGGACACCGCGAATCAATGA
- a CDS encoding ParA family protein: protein MRTIAVINQKGGVGKTTSSVNLSAALAESGRRVCLLDLDPQAHASLHLGITANDGEPSMYEILCGQCTVADARQKVSDYLSVVPSNLDLAASELELAGEVGREMILRDKLAEDDEPFDYMILDCPPSLGVLTINALVAVNEVFLPLQPHFLALHGLSKLLRTVEVVSRRLNNSLRLSGVMLCMYDSNTRLAAEVSTDIDEFFGATRDAQDFFNQARFFDTRIRRNIRLAEAPSFGQSIFQYAPQSNGAVDYQSLAEEVIAQESAKARDSQRMAA, encoded by the coding sequence ATGCGAACCATTGCAGTGATCAATCAGAAAGGCGGCGTGGGCAAGACCACCAGTTCGGTCAATCTGTCCGCCGCTCTCGCTGAATCAGGCCGCCGAGTCTGTCTGTTGGACTTGGATCCACAAGCCCACGCGTCCTTGCATCTCGGCATCACCGCCAACGATGGCGAGCCGAGCATGTACGAGATCTTGTGTGGCCAATGCACGGTCGCCGATGCACGCCAAAAGGTCAGCGATTACTTGAGCGTGGTCCCCTCGAATCTGGACTTGGCCGCATCCGAGTTGGAACTGGCCGGCGAAGTGGGCCGAGAGATGATCTTGCGAGACAAGCTGGCCGAGGACGATGAGCCGTTCGACTATATGATCCTCGATTGCCCTCCAAGCTTGGGCGTGTTGACGATCAACGCGTTGGTGGCCGTCAACGAAGTCTTCTTGCCACTGCAACCCCACTTCCTGGCGCTCCACGGTCTGAGCAAGTTGCTGCGAACGGTGGAAGTCGTCTCGCGACGTCTGAACAACAGCTTGCGTCTCTCCGGCGTGATGCTGTGCATGTACGATTCCAACACACGTTTGGCGGCCGAAGTCAGCACGGACATCGACGAGTTTTTCGGCGCCACCCGTGACGCTCAAGACTTCTTCAACCAAGCCCGGTTCTTTGACACACGCATTCGACGCAACATTCGATTGGCGGAAGCACCAAGTTTCGGACAGTCGATCTTTCAGTACGCCCCACAAAGCAACGGCGCGGTGGATTACCAATCGCTGGCAGAAGAAGTGATTGCCCAGGAGTCGGCCAAAGCACGCGACTCGCAACGCATGGCCGCGTAG